A single genomic interval of Stenotrophomonas sp. ZAC14D1_NAIMI4_1 harbors:
- the hemA gene encoding glutamyl-tRNA reductase, with amino-acid sequence MTLWVLGLNHQTAPVELRERAAFAGDALPRALGSLRDTPQIAEAVLLSTCNRTELYAVADSPQALDQWLHSQAGDLQGYLYKHADADAVRHLFRVATGLDSMVLGEPQILGQVKDAWSTARDHGLLGQRLDRLFQQTFSVAKRARTDTQVGANPVSVASAAVRLAQNAFARLDDSTVLLVGAGETIELAARHLSEGKVRRLLIANRTLAHAQELATRHGGVALPLTELERHLAEADVVFSATAAREPVIHREMVAKALRARRHKPMLLFDLAVPRDIEAEVGTLNDAFLYTVDDLERAVEDNRRGRREAAAEAEAIIDLQVSRFVETLQASAHQAPLRQLRAFGEATRAELLERARQQLANGKPADEVLELLAHGLTNRLLHPPTAALRAAALSGDADLTRAAERLFPATPGYRHPPVRPDDADPAP; translated from the coding sequence ATGACCCTGTGGGTGCTCGGACTGAATCACCAGACCGCACCGGTGGAGCTGCGCGAACGCGCGGCCTTCGCCGGTGACGCGCTGCCGCGCGCGCTCGGTTCGCTGCGCGATACCCCGCAGATCGCCGAGGCGGTCCTGCTTTCCACCTGCAACCGCACCGAGCTGTACGCGGTGGCCGATTCGCCGCAGGCGCTGGACCAGTGGCTGCACAGCCAGGCCGGCGACCTGCAGGGCTACCTGTACAAGCATGCCGATGCCGATGCGGTGCGCCACCTGTTCCGGGTGGCCACCGGGCTCGATTCGATGGTGCTGGGCGAGCCGCAGATCCTGGGCCAGGTGAAGGACGCCTGGTCCACCGCGCGCGACCACGGCCTGCTCGGCCAGCGCCTGGACCGGCTGTTCCAGCAGACCTTCTCGGTGGCCAAGCGCGCACGTACCGATACCCAGGTGGGCGCCAACCCGGTGTCGGTCGCCTCTGCGGCCGTGCGCCTGGCGCAGAACGCGTTCGCCCGCCTGGATGATTCGACGGTGCTGCTGGTCGGCGCCGGCGAGACCATCGAGCTGGCTGCACGGCACCTGAGCGAAGGCAAGGTGCGCCGCCTGCTGATCGCCAACCGCACCCTGGCCCATGCGCAGGAACTGGCCACCCGCCATGGTGGCGTCGCCCTGCCGCTGACCGAACTGGAACGCCACCTGGCCGAAGCCGACGTGGTGTTCTCGGCCACTGCCGCACGCGAGCCGGTCATCCACCGCGAGATGGTGGCCAAGGCCCTGCGCGCGCGCCGGCACAAGCCGATGCTGCTGTTCGACCTGGCCGTGCCGCGCGACATCGAGGCCGAGGTCGGCACGCTCAACGATGCGTTCCTGTACACCGTGGACGACCTTGAGCGCGCAGTGGAAGACAACCGCCGCGGCCGCCGCGAAGCCGCCGCCGAGGCCGAAGCGATCATCGACCTGCAGGTGTCGCGTTTCGTCGAAACCCTGCAGGCCAGCGCCCACCAGGCCCCGCTGCGGCAGCTGCGCGCCTTCGGCGAGGCCACCCGCGCCGAACTGCTGGAACGTGCGCGGCAGCAGCTGGCCAATGGCAAGCCGGCCGACGAAGTGCTGGAACTGCTGGCCCATGGCCTGACCAACCGCCTGCTGCACCCGCCGACCGCCGCCCTGCGCGCGGCCGCGCTCAGTGGCGATGCCGACCTGACCCGCGCCGCCGAGCGCCTGTTCCCGGCCACGCCGGGCTACCGCCACCCACCCGTGAGACCCGATGACGCCGACCCTGCGCCGTAA
- a CDS encoding tetratricopeptide repeat protein, which produces MPALIRIPSVLLLSLACSQVLAAAPAKAPARVPASEELALEPVMAGEFALQAGKLADAAHWYLQAAEQTAGDAGLAERATRISMLANDDASAAKGLALWEKRAPSSLSMRSAAGALAMRQGNVKAARTELQALLADPDETAWKFALAALIGGGRDPAVPAQVLGELVDANAIPPKIEAWQEFGRLALRMEKPELARRMIDEVVKRFPDEPRVALLRASQLQQAGQTAQALALLQGVEPKTRQDPELRNAVAIAYDSLGQPAAAERVLAVGPQNVQTWGMRASLLAKQGDTAALSGLYNELSRQAAKPDPAQRLLLGKIAEYLKRYPEAVNWYHSVPGGDELSEARLRAANAQGLAGRQSLALDEVHAIQSDASVDDDVRRDAYLLEAELRQRANDLPGELDALARGLAAYPDENALLYARALAWERRDDIARAEADLRKVLVTDPENVPALNALGYTLADRTKRYQEALELIDRARVAEPDNPAIVDSYGWVLYRLGRNEEALVQLRRAWTLSRDPEIAAHVGEVLWVLGKHDEARHFFEEAAKLDPENRALLRAREKFNP; this is translated from the coding sequence ATGCCCGCATTGATTCGCATCCCCAGTGTTCTGCTGCTGTCCCTGGCCTGCAGCCAGGTGCTGGCGGCGGCGCCGGCCAAGGCCCCCGCGCGGGTCCCGGCCAGCGAAGAACTGGCCCTGGAACCGGTGATGGCCGGTGAATTCGCCCTGCAGGCCGGCAAGCTGGCCGATGCCGCGCACTGGTACCTGCAGGCGGCCGAGCAGACCGCCGGCGATGCCGGGCTGGCCGAACGGGCCACCCGCATCTCCATGCTGGCCAACGATGACGCCAGCGCCGCCAAGGGCCTGGCCCTGTGGGAGAAGCGCGCCCCCAGCTCGCTGTCCATGCGCAGCGCCGCCGGTGCACTGGCGATGCGCCAGGGCAACGTGAAGGCCGCGCGTACCGAATTGCAGGCGCTGCTGGCCGACCCCGACGAAACGGCCTGGAAGTTCGCGCTGGCCGCCCTGATCGGCGGTGGCCGCGACCCGGCCGTGCCGGCGCAGGTGCTGGGCGAACTGGTCGATGCCAACGCCATTCCGCCGAAGATCGAGGCCTGGCAGGAATTCGGCCGGCTGGCCCTGCGCATGGAAAAGCCCGAGCTGGCCCGGCGCATGATCGACGAAGTGGTCAAGCGCTTCCCGGACGAGCCGCGGGTGGCCCTGCTGCGCGCCAGCCAGCTGCAGCAGGCCGGTCAGACCGCGCAGGCGCTGGCCCTGTTGCAGGGCGTTGAGCCGAAGACCCGGCAGGACCCCGAGCTGCGCAACGCCGTGGCCATCGCCTATGACAGCCTGGGCCAGCCGGCCGCCGCCGAGCGGGTGCTGGCCGTGGGCCCGCAGAACGTGCAGACCTGGGGCATGCGTGCCTCGCTGCTGGCCAAGCAGGGTGACACCGCGGCGCTGTCGGGCCTCTACAACGAGCTGTCGCGCCAGGCCGCCAAGCCTGATCCGGCGCAGCGCCTGCTGCTGGGCAAGATTGCCGAGTACCTCAAGCGCTACCCCGAGGCGGTCAACTGGTACCACAGCGTTCCCGGCGGCGACGAACTGAGCGAGGCGCGCCTGCGCGCGGCCAATGCGCAGGGCCTGGCCGGCCGCCAGTCGCTGGCGCTGGACGAGGTGCACGCCATCCAGTCCGATGCCAGCGTGGATGACGACGTGCGCCGCGACGCCTACCTGCTGGAAGCCGAGCTGCGCCAGCGTGCCAATGACCTGCCCGGCGAACTGGACGCGCTGGCCCGGGGCCTGGCCGCCTACCCGGACGAGAACGCCCTGCTGTACGCCCGTGCACTGGCCTGGGAACGCCGGGACGACATCGCCCGCGCCGAGGCCGACCTGCGCAAGGTGCTGGTGACCGACCCGGAGAACGTGCCGGCGCTGAACGCGCTGGGCTACACCCTGGCCGACCGCACCAAGCGCTACCAGGAAGCCCTGGAACTGATCGACCGCGCGCGGGTGGCCGAGCCGGACAACCCGGCCATCGTCGACAGCTACGGCTGGGTGCTGTATCGCCTGGGCCGCAACGAGGAAGCCCTGGTGCAGCTGCGCCGGGCCTGGACCCTGTCCCGCGACCCTGAGATCGCCGCCCACGTGGGCGAGGTGCTGTGGGTGCTCGGCAAGCACGACGAGGCCCGCCACTTCTTCGAGGAGGCGGCCAAGCTCGACCCTGAAAACCGCGCGCTGCTGCGCGCCCGCGAGAAATTCAATCCATGA
- the lolB gene encoding lipoprotein insertase outer membrane protein LolB — translation MSVSMIRPLLLVAVTLAVSACTSVGTQKTPAPDVVYTVSPAAERAEEARVQALRAQPDYSFQGRVAVSKGKNGGSGRIDWVQQGSEYRIQLSAPVTRQSWTLQGDSVQGGARLDGLGDGPRAGDDARQLLLDATGWDIPVNELSDWTRGLVLRGSGESSVERDAEGRPRRMQQAGWLIQYLDWYPAQEGSPALPRRIEASREDAKVRLLVDQWGTDAP, via the coding sequence ATGAGTGTTTCCATGATCCGGCCGCTGCTGCTGGTGGCCGTGACCCTGGCGGTGAGCGCCTGTACCAGCGTGGGCACGCAGAAGACGCCGGCCCCGGACGTGGTCTACACCGTGTCGCCGGCCGCCGAGCGCGCCGAGGAAGCCCGCGTGCAGGCCCTGCGCGCCCAGCCCGATTACAGCTTCCAGGGCCGCGTCGCGGTCAGCAAAGGAAAGAACGGGGGCAGCGGCCGCATCGATTGGGTCCAGCAGGGCAGCGAGTACCGCATCCAGCTGAGTGCGCCGGTCACCCGCCAGAGCTGGACCCTGCAGGGTGATTCGGTGCAGGGCGGGGCGCGCCTGGACGGGCTGGGCGATGGCCCCCGCGCCGGCGATGACGCGCGCCAGCTGCTGCTCGATGCCACCGGCTGGGATATCCCGGTCAATGAACTGTCCGACTGGACCCGTGGCCTGGTGCTGCGCGGGTCCGGCGAAAGCAGCGTGGAGCGGGATGCCGAGGGCCGCCCGCGGCGCATGCAGCAGGCCGGCTGGCTGATCCAGTACCTGGACTGGTACCCGGCCCAGGAAGGAAGCCCGGCGCTGCCGCGGCGGATCGAGGCCAGCCGCGAGGACGCCAAGGTGCGCCTGCTGGTCGACCAGTGGGGCACCGACGCGCCATGA
- the ispE gene encoding 4-(cytidine 5'-diphospho)-2-C-methyl-D-erythritol kinase, which yields MTAQIDADGWSWWPAPAKLNLFLHITGRRADGYHELQTVFRLLDWGDRIGLRLRADGQVRRQGDGLAGVAEADDLAVRAASLLKSVANVGQGADIIVEKRVPAGGGFGGGSSDAATVLVVLNRLWQAGLDEDALAALGLRLGADVPVFVRGHNAWAEGVGERLQPVTLAPAWYVIVEPGVHVPTPALFADPDLTRDCPKAKIGDFASGALVGNVFEPVLRRREPAVEAVLAALSSIGQARLTGSGSGCFVEFDSQAAAEQGRAELPKELRARVAAGVARSPLLDALEQH from the coding sequence ATGACCGCGCAGATTGACGCCGATGGCTGGTCCTGGTGGCCGGCCCCGGCCAAGCTGAACCTGTTCCTGCACATCACCGGCCGTCGCGCCGATGGCTACCACGAGCTGCAGACCGTGTTCCGCCTGCTGGACTGGGGCGACCGGATCGGCCTGCGCCTGCGCGCCGATGGCCAGGTGCGGCGGCAGGGCGACGGCCTGGCTGGCGTTGCCGAAGCCGACGACCTCGCCGTGCGTGCGGCTTCGCTTCTTAAAAGCGTTGCCAATGTCGGCCAAGGTGCTGACATCATCGTTGAAAAGCGCGTTCCGGCGGGTGGTGGCTTCGGTGGCGGCTCGTCCGACGCTGCCACCGTGCTGGTGGTCCTGAACCGGCTCTGGCAGGCCGGCCTGGACGAGGACGCGCTGGCGGCGCTGGGCCTGCGCCTGGGCGCCGATGTGCCGGTCTTCGTGCGCGGCCACAACGCCTGGGCCGAGGGCGTGGGCGAGCGGCTGCAGCCGGTCACGCTGGCGCCGGCCTGGTACGTCATCGTCGAGCCGGGCGTTCATGTGCCGACCCCGGCCCTGTTCGCTGACCCGGATTTGACGCGCGACTGCCCAAAGGCGAAAATAGGCGACTTCGCTTCCGGCGCTCTGGTCGGAAACGTGTTCGAGCCGGTGCTGCGCCGTCGCGAGCCTGCCGTAGAGGCGGTGCTTGCCGCGTTGAGCAGCATAGGCCAGGCACGTTTGACCGGGTCCGGAAGTGGTTGTTTCGTCGAGTTCGATTCGCAGGCTGCCGCAGAGCAGGGGCGAGCGGAATTGCCGAAGGAGTTGCGGGCAAGGGTGGCCGCGGGCGTTGCACGTTCGCCACTGCTGGATGCACTCGAGCAACACTGA